The Lactuca sativa cultivar Salinas chromosome 2, Lsat_Salinas_v11, whole genome shotgun sequence genome includes the window TTGATATTCTTTCATTTCATTAGTTACGTGTCGACGTCGCATTACTTTGCAAACTGCAACTACACGTCCGGTTTATATAGTAATATCAGGCCCGGTCTGGTCATAAGTAGGTTTAGTTAGTGTAACCGGTTGAACTGGGCCCAAAAATCATAGATGGCCCAAATTTATCCATATGGGGGTGGGAAGAAATCGGGTATGCGTGGGTTAACTTTTTTgtatgtaaaaagtgatttttaagAAAATGGTTTATTACCTTATACAGCTTTTAGAAAAAGCTGGttttaaaaaagtgtttggatgcGAAAAACTGTTTTTTCAGAAGTAAAATGGTTAAAAAGCTAAAAAGCTAGGATTTTTCAGCTTTTTGAAAGCTTTACTTTTTCTCATCCAAAAAACTGTTTtaaaaaatgctttttaaatagataaacatttttttagtttattagttttttaaaaagcTAAAAAACTAATAAGCTTTTTTTAAAAACTATCCCAAACACCCACTAAATATGAAACAAAATTTCAGAAAAACAAATCAgaaattcaaagaaaaaaaatataaaacgtttaaacaaatgaaaaaaaaaaatcgccTTGCAAAAATGTCATGGATGTAGCACTTTAAACCACATGGAATCTTTTGCTTTTTTTTCATTAATATAATTGAGCATGTGTTTTGCCTCTCTAACAGAGGTTCCAAACTAATTTTGAAATGGCCAATAAACTATGGATATTATCATCATAAAGAAAGAGTTCATTAAGAACCATATTAAATTACAAAATTTACTTTAAGAAAAAGATAAAAGAGTTGTAGAACAATATATATTAAACTACCTGATGTTTAGTTGTTCATTATTTGTGTCGTATTTTCTTTATAATTGGATAACTTGATATGAACTATACAAATATTATGCTTTACTGTTTTTGTACTTGATACTAATATTGTAATTAATTGTTTTTCTTTGTTAGATAATTAGTAATTGTTCATCATTTGTTTTCAAGATTTGAGTTTTTGGAACTACGATCATAACTTTTTATTGTATTATGTATTTCACTTGCCAAGCTAGGTTGATTTTGGTATACATTTTTGAATTCAAAGATTTTTGGGCCAAAAGTTTAAAAATTGTACATGGCCTTTAAATGTCTCTTAATTTGTTTCTAATGTTTTTTGAAGACATATATTGGGAATTAGAGGGTGTttgggaaaactttttaaatgacttttgtcttttaacttttctaAAAAGATATAAAGATGTTTGGATGATGCAAaagttcttttcaaaataactttttgtAAAGAAGAAAATGGTGAATTTTCAAAAGTCAAGAAAGtgtgactttttgtaacttttgaaCTTTTAAAGCTAAatcacactcaaaagtcaaaaaatactacccaaacactttttaaaactcACTTTTGGCTTTTGTTTCCTCAAAAGAacttttataaaaagaacttttACAAAAAAGATCTTTTAGGCTTAAAAAGTTttcccaaacacccccttagattGTGAAATTGGTTTTAGCAGCTTCCTTTCTTCAGTCACCGGTCTCACTAGTGGTCACCCAGTTTCCACTGCCACTTCTTGGCCCTCTTGGTGCGACATGCTTCAATTTAATCGCCCCCAAATCCAACGTAACCTAAGTCTGGTTTGGTATATTTTAAAAGCCTTGAATAAAAGGTGTGTTGTCTATTGTCTATAGCTATTGCCTATTGGTGAGCATTGATTAATAAGTGAGATAATGTTGGTGATTGGTGAACAAGAAAGTTTTTTGTGATCTTGGACATTCTTATTCTCGATAAGTTTGTATGAATATGGTATATATATTACATGTTTGCTTCATACATTGAGAAACTATAGCTTTACTAAAGATTGGAATATGTAAACACGATTGTTTTAATGAAAATAACTCTTTGATTATATGAGAAACTCTCTCAAAACTCACGATATTACAATGTTTTCTAATGATCATGGCTCGACCTAaaacaatgtatatatatatatatatatatatatatatatatatatatatatatatatatatacttctaaCTACCGACTTGTAATTAGATTACAATTAGGAAACTAGAAACCTACTTGTTTATGATTTTCTAAAAACTAGGTTGCTATTACTTGGTCTCCAAGTCCTACtcgacttaggattccaacaatcACCCCTGAATCTTTAAGTCCTTCTAGAGAATTCTTCAACCCCGATCTGTATTTAAAAAACGGATTTGTCACTGTCGTCACGTTCCGAAAAATCACCTTCTTGTAATTTTTGGAGTCGTTCCGGACATTCAGAAGCAAAATGACCCAGTTTGTCACACCGAAAACAAATTACCTTAGATCAGTCTTTTTCCCTATTTTTCCGATTCTTGTGACAACAACAATTACAATTTTTGCAATTAGAATTGGGTTGCCCATCTTGTGCCTGTTTTGATTTAAACACATTTGGGCCTGATCCACCATTCGACCCGGTTGCTCCATGAATAGTTCCACTTGACGAGCCTTTTCCCTTTGCCTTCCCTGTCATTCCTCCATGAAATACAAAAGACCCACCATTGCCAGACGACGCTGATTTCGTGAGCATCACACTTGCGTGATCTTCTCCTCCGTCGTCCTCTTCTTCTTTTATGCTCTCTTCGTACGCCTTGACTTGTCCCACCACATCTTCAAAGCCAACTAATTTCAGGTCCAACACCTGTTCAAGGGAGGCAACAATCTGGTTGAACTTCGATCGGGGTAGTGTTTTGAGGAACTTCTTTACCAACTTCGATTCATCAATGGTTTCTCCTAGGGCTGCTGATTTAGACGCGATTCCAGATAGCTTTCCAGCATAACTATCAATCGTTTCAGATTCTTGCATCTTCAATCGATCAAATTCTGCATTTAGGGTTTGCAATCGGGCCTCTTTCACCCTATCAGCTCCTACATAGCGAGCCTTGATCGATTCCCACAGTCCCTTGGCAGATTCCACATCTCCGATTTGCATGATTAGATCTTCCGGGATTGCCTGATACAACAATCCTATTGCAAGGTAATATTTCTCTTCATTCTTTTCTGTTCCTGGATCGATCACTGTCCAAGCCTTGTGAATTCTAAGCACCACCTTCATACGCAGGGCCCAGACAGTGTAATTTGTTGGTGTGAGCATCAGACAAACAACAGAAGTCGCTCCCACCTCATTGGTCCTCACCGGAGTAGGTCCTCCGTCTTCCCCTGCATTagccatgttgacctgactcgtcaacAAGTAAAATCGATCTCACAACTTCTTGTtttttagctctgataccaattaaagaTTGGAATATGTAAACACGATTGTTTTAATCAAAATAACTCTTTAATTATATGAGAAGCTCTCTCAAAACTCAGGATATTACAATGTTTTCCAATGATCGTGGCTCGACCTAAAACAATGTATATATATACTCCTAACTACCGACTTGTAATTAGATTACAATTAGGAAACTAGAAACCTACTTGTTTATGATTTCCTAAAAACTAGGTTGCTATTACTTGGTCTCCAAGTCCTACtcgacttaggattccaacaTTTACCATAATAAATGGATTTTTTGTAGTTGTATTAGTATAAACATGCATGGaccatttattttgttttttcacCTCGGGCATGAATTACCTTGGGATCGGCCATGGTTCTAGACCAATCTCGTCTAGCTATCTATTCTTTCATTTTTCCGTTTCAATTTTTTTCTTGTTCGGATTCATATATAAAGAGTTGTGTTAGGTAGGTTGTAAGAGGGAGTTGGTTGATTTGATAAATGACCGAGTTAGGTTGGAGTTGGGTGATTTATAATTTGTGGGCAAAAAGCAGAAGACCAATATGGGGTCGACCCAGACTGCAATAGATTTGTCAGGGATGCCGATCCGGGACTGGCCAGTGACTAGCTGTTCAGCAAAATGAAAGACCTTGTTTGTACCGATGGTTTTGGACTGGTTCAGTTTTGAGTAgaggtggcaatcgtgtcgtgtcgtgtcgggttCATGTCGTGTCGAAGcactaaacgggttgaaagtgcttGACCATAACCCGATccatttaattaacgtgtcgtgtcgtgtcaacccatttattttcgtgtcgagttcgtgtcgggtttcgggttagggaTATACCTTAAAATATGTCGTGTCATGTGATgttaaaagattgagcatgttgaaagAATAGGAGTTTGGTAGCCGTAAAAGAAAAACTAATTGTTTGGAGACAAAATACATGAAATCATAGCAAGTtcagatgacaaaattaaaagagtgggAGTTGGGGAGGCGGATGACAAAGTCATGACTTATGAGGATGTGAGAGTGGTGAAAGAGACTGGGTAGTTTGGGAGAGAATTGAAAAACTGAAATGAAATCTTTATCTAGACGGTTAAGTTATTTCAACATTAAAAAACAATTCAATTTGaaggttttcttttacttatgctttggttttgtatctttctagtttatttaaataattcaaaaaacttgcatataaataaacgggtcaTTTTCGTGTCATATTCGAATTGAAATTCTCAACCTTAACCTTACTTATttaattttcgtgtcgtgtcatgtcaacccgtttatttaaacgggttgaaatatcttaccaaaacccgtttatttcgtgtcgggttcgtgtcgtgtcaatttttATCACCTCTAGTTTTGAGACCGGTTTGTGACCTTTCCTACTACATGCATGCCTATTAGATATGTTTGATTGTGTCAATCTTTCGGACCTATCCAAAATTGATATAATCTTGATGGTGTATTGTTCTTTTTCTAATGAAACTTTGGAGAACAAAAATAGCTTTAATTTTTAAATCATGTGCATGGCACACATATATTCcgtaaaatttaaatattaaaatattaataatattggtTCTGATCTATAAAACCTTTTCTTATAACCATCAAGCGCGTATGTACGAATTATCAAAAGCTACTGTACAAAATTTATTTAGAAATTATCAAACATACATATCAAAACATATGTTTTGAATATATATCAAACAAATGTAAGTTGTTTTGGGTTGTTTCATTTCTTTCTAACAATCACGTGCCTACCACGTGCCTATCACGTGCCCTTAACATAGGTTACAAGAATTTATTTTCGTGCAAAAATGAAAAAGatagtaaaaatgtatattttcttTTGAGATTTATAGGCAGCGGATGAAATTTGTTAGTGTTATTTgcaatttttttgtttattttttgcaTTAAAAGTTTAAACCTCTCGATTTTTTTGAAGAAAGATACATAAAAGTGTAGttctcaaaagaaaaaaaaaaaaaaaaaaaaaaaaaaactcacatcATAATGTCTAGTCCATGTCtcataattggaaaaaaaaaaaaaaaaaaagaatgttgCTAAAAATATCTTAGAAACCAGTGTAACTAATTGTGATTTTGGTTCCAACATTTTGAAACCGATTGTTTCAATTACGGTTCTAGGAAATTAGGGTGGGCATTTCCTAAAGGCATTTACAtggtttttatataaattatgcaGGGCCGGTCCATGCGTTTTTCATACCCCGGACAAAAACACTTATTAATGCCCCTATATTTGTACCGAACCTGTATACAACGTAGAGTaataaaaccaaaataaaaatcatttatatatatataaaatttgtatACATACAAACAAAAACTTGCTAACATCACCTAAATTGATGTATTTGTGTTGGTATAttatttgttataaaaatatcaattatGCTTAACGATTCAATCTTTCTTACGCCATTTAGTCTGCATATATAACctctataatttttattttttaaaaaacttcTTTGTTACGGTATACAATGGATGGACAAAGCTTCGGATTGCAACAAGTAGATTTGTTTCCTGTGATATGTAAATTATACTTTCAATCCTTCTAATAAACATGTAAATTATTGGATAAAGGCACAAAGCATACTGTAATAAACATAAACAGTAATCAACTCAAAATCAAACAAATTATCATTAAAATACTCTAATAAACAATGTAAAAACTCTACGCATGTTAACAAATTGTTGTTTTATTAAAACCAAAATTAGCACACTTTAATAAACATCTAAATACTCTAATCCTATTCAAACAAACTCACACGAAAGTACTCTCTAACGAAACAATTGAGCACCCAAATTCTATTAACTAGTGTTGGTTCATTGTGAGAGCAATTAGACAAATCATTTAATTACTCAAACAATATGACTATTTCTTAATTAATGAAGACATATTAAAtcgtttataaattataaaacaaCAAAATTTGTACTTAAACTTTATACAAGAAAACTATTGCTTCACAATATTCACAAATCATATACTCAAACAGCCAATTAGTCAAATACTTGATGGACTTGGTCCTATTCGAGCTACTAGCCATACATCGCTATGCCACAGCTTCAATGAAGGATAGAACTAAAAACAACGATTAACGAGATTGAGAAAGTATCTAAGAAGTAACAAGTAAGAGATTAGAGATGAAACTTGAAAGAGATTACATATTAGATACAGAATAGAGAGGACAACATATGGGAAATATATAATAGTTAAATCTTTGATTAATTGATTTATTAGGGAATCACAGCAGGTAAAGACGCAAGTTAGCGTTGATCCAATCAATTCCTCCCCGTCTCCTCATCTTCTTCAATTCTGTCGGACTCCTTGAATTAGGCGTGGAGGTTGTTTTCCCCAAAAAGACGAAGGCATCTACTTGTTTCTTGTTAGCGACTCTCGTGCCTTCTCAGACCTACGCCCTTAGATTTATGTTGTGATTATTATTTTGGGCTAAAAAAGACATACGTATAAAGAATAGATAAAATTTGATGCCCCATCATTTGTTGCTGTCCTGGGCCATGACCCAGCTCGCCCGGCCTTTGGGCCGGTCCTAAAATTATGCGATATCATTATCCTCACATACAAAATTATAGGGCtataatttaaatatattttaacaTGCGCAATTAACTTAAGGGATAATAATACAAAAGTAACTGACTAATACTTTTCTTCAATTTAGAAACTTTATTACTTTTTGTTTTAAAtccaatattatatttttttacttTCGTTTAATGTTGACCATTTCATTAGGATCTCGGTTACCTAATTGTCATGTTGAGTTGTAGTACGGTGTTGGCGTAGCATGGCCATATGACATGAAAGCcacaatattataaaaaaaaatcgatTTGTGACACTTGTTTTGTTTAAATCAAGAATTTTCGTCACAAAAACTCTTTTATGTTATTCAATTTGTTAATTCGGTAACAGTGTTTCAAATCATACATATTCATCCCAAATATGGTCTATTTGTTACGTTATATGGAGTTCTTCAGGTGTAAAGCTCTCCAACTTGGACATGGTATCACATTGTCATTGTGAGTTGTGACCCCTTTAATGTAGCGTGGATCCTATCGAAATCGTTGTTAATACAACAAAGGAAGTGATCCGAAGGGTTTCTTCAACTTGGACATGGTATCCCGATTTTTGTAAAGAACTAAAATCCCAACATGAAGTAAAACCATAACTTGGTAATGCAGTTAATATACCTCTACAACCAATTTGGCTTCACCAATTAAAGATGCTTTTAGGATAAAGATGTTTGATTTGAAATACTCGAATCATCTTTGTTATTGTATTAACAAAGTTGAATAGAAGAAAATGATCTTTAGGATAAATATGTTTAATTTGAGATAGACAAGAAATATGAAACTTTCTGAATAATTATATATTCCAGcagtatatgatttttttttttattagaaaaatAAGATTTTTTGTGATTGTAATTTGTTCCCGTTACAAAATATGTGATGTTTTATATAGAAAACAACTTGGTCAAAAACTTCTACCCATTTTAGTTATgtttatgaaatttatattttatataggtTGTTGTTTGCGTAAAGAAGCGTTTTACAGGAATTGAAATTGCCACAAACCATAAAAACAGGAGGAACACATGACAGTGGAGGAGATAGTGTGAAAATGAAATCTCTTGCTCCCTCTCCCTTTTCTTCTTCATCTTTCATGTTTGCATCTTCACCCCTCGAAATCAAACTTCTCTTCTCAAATCCGAACAATAGGAAACTCCAATTCAATCTCAATCTCACTCCTACGAACCTCAAACCAGACACAATTTCCTGTAAAGCAACACAAAATGAGATCGATGAAACCCCACCAAGCAAGAGTCGTCAAAGCTCAACAACACACAAAGTGGAGGATTACAACACTGCCATGAAGAGAATGATGAGAAACCCTTATGAGTATCACCATGATCTTGGTCAGTATCTCTCTTGTCTCTATTTTTTATTTGGATTCGAATGAAATAGTTATGTTACCGATGAATATTTACATGGGTTTGGACGAATTCATGTAATGGTTTGTGGGTTTTATTGAATCCCTCATGTGATCTTGGACGTACTTCTTTAATCTGGCTAAACTAATTTGTTTCAATTTGATTGATATCTGCGACGAATACTTCAATTACTGTAGTGACTATCAACAATTGacaaatttaaattcttctactTTCGGAGATTGTTTATTGCATGTGTCTAGAGTCTCAAATCAATTGATAAGGTGTTCTTTGTGTTATTATTTTGGGTTTTTTTATATGTGTTTGGcttttggaagtctttaacaTAAACCTACGAATCTACGATATGGATTTTACCTTTATTCCTTTGACtaccaaaagtcaaagtcaattacAGAAAGATGAAAAAGAGGATACATAAATGTAAATTGTAAATTGTAAAGTACCTACAAAAAGCTTCACTTTTATGGTGTAAAAAAGAAAGATTAAAAAAAGGTTATATCTTTGATTCTTGATAGTATCTATGACAATATTTGGCGTGCCTTTTCAGGCATGAATTATAATCTGATAACGGAAAATCTTATCGTTGGATCTCAACCTCAAAAAGCTGAAGATATCGACCACCTTAAAAACGAACAAAATGTGGCATACATTCTTAACTTACAACAGGACAGCGATATTGCTTATTGGGGAATAGATTTGGAGTCGATAGTCAAAAGATGTAAACAACTTGGAATACGCCATATGAGAAGACCCGTAAGCACAACAACTTATCTAATCACCAATAActcaaatcaaatcaaatcacAAGAATTTAAGTCTTGTGTTTTCTTAAAGTGCAGGCAAGAGATTTTGATCCGGATTCTTTAAGGAGCATGTTACCAAAAGCTGTTTCTTCACTAGAATGGGCCATTTCTGAAGGAAAAGGAAGGGTGTATGTACATTGCACAGCTGGTTTAGGTCGGGCTCCTGCTGTTTCCATTGCTTACATGTTCTGGTTCCTTGACATGGATGTAAGTTAACCTTTTTCTCAACATAACATAAGGTTGTACTGCATTGGACAGTGACTCAGACCGATGTCAATGcaattttacatttttatattGATTGGATTTGTGTTTGCGTGTAGTTGAATACAGCATATGATAAGCTTACTACAATAAGACCATGTGGACCGAATAAAAAGGCGATAAGAGGTGCTACTTATGATTTGGCTAAAAATGATCCTTGGAAAGAGCCTTTCGAGAATCTTCCGGAAGATGCGTTTGGGAATGTGGCGGAGTGGGAGAGGAAACTGATTCAGAATCGTGTTCATGATCTTCGTGGAACTTGAACAAGATTATAGTAAGAAAGAAAAGAGGTTAGTTTATTTCACTAATAAATGTTGTATTTCTATTCTTCAACTCTGGGAATTGTCGTGTGATGGGGTTCAGTAAATAAACTACTGACTTTTTCTATTAAGTCGTTCTTTCTGTACatatattgtttgtttttctatgaagtgttatctttataaacttgTGTTTGGATAAATAATATTTGAAGAAACAACATTTGAGTGAATTCTATTAAGTGAAAAGCAAACATTTACCCAATTTGGGAACTCC containing:
- the LOC111883999 gene encoding phosphoglucan phosphatase LSF2, chloroplastic; translated protein: MKSLAPSPFSSSSFMFASSPLEIKLLFSNPNNRKLQFNLNLTPTNLKPDTISCKATQNEIDETPPSKSRQSSTTHKVEDYNTAMKRMMRNPYEYHHDLGMNYNLITENLIVGSQPQKAEDIDHLKNEQNVAYILNLQQDSDIAYWGIDLESIVKRCKQLGIRHMRRPARDFDPDSLRSMLPKAVSSLEWAISEGKGRVYVHCTAGLGRAPAVSIAYMFWFLDMDLNTAYDKLTTIRPCGPNKKAIRGATYDLAKNDPWKEPFENLPEDAFGNVAEWERKLIQNRVHDLRGT
- the LOC122196652 gene encoding uncharacterized protein LOC122196652 is translated as MANAGEDGGPTPVRTNEVGATSVVCLMLTPTNYTVWALRMKVVLRIHKAWTVIDPGTEKNEEKYYLAIGLLYQAIPEDLIMQIGDVESAKGLWESIKARYVGADRVKEARLQTLNAEFDRLKMQESETIDSYAGKLSGIASKSAALGETIDESKLVKKFLKTLPRSKFNQIVASLEQVLDLKLVGFEDVVGQVKAYEESIKEEEDDGGEDHASVMLTKSASSGNGGSFVFHGGMTGKAKGKGSSSGTIHGATGSNGGSGPNVFKSKQAQDGQPNSNCKNCNCCCHKNRKNREKD